A genomic stretch from Eptesicus fuscus isolate TK198812 chromosome 15, DD_ASM_mEF_20220401, whole genome shotgun sequence includes:
- the LOC103303944 gene encoding olfactory receptor 1N2-like, which translates to MDRINQSSVTEFLLLGLSESPAQQPLLFGIFLGMYLVTVLGNLLIILAISFDPHLHTPMYFFLANLSFADACFSSTTIPKMLVNIQTHSQTISYGGCLAQMQFFMTFGALDDFLLGVMAYDRYVAICKPLHYSTLMSPLVCLLFLIACWVLTILAALLHTLLMARLSFCAGNTIHHFFCDVVPLLQLSCSDTSTNQVALFTVASMILTGPLFLIILSYAHIISSILRVPSVSGRQKAFSTCGSHLTVVFLFYGTAIGVYLCPPSSHSGGKDKVAAVFYTVVTPMLNPFIYSLRNNDMKTALRRLFGIHNSLPRDSNLVSVF; encoded by the coding sequence ATGGACAGAATTAACCAGTCCAGTGTCACTGAATTCCTCCTCTTGGGTCTCTCTGAGAGCCCAGCGCAGCAGCCTCTCCTATTTGGCATcttcctgggcatgtacctggtcACTGTTTTGGGGAACCTACTCATCATCCTGGCCATCAGCTTTGACCCTCACCTTCATacccccatgtacttcttcctggccaacctctcatttgccgatgcctgcttttcttccaCCACAATCCCCAAGATGCTGGTGAACATCCAGACACATAGTCAGACCATATCATATGGGGGTTGCTTGGCCCAGATGCAGTTTTTCATGACATTTGGGGCACTGGACGACTTCCTCTTGGGGGTGATGGCTTATGATcgctatgtggccatctgcaagcctcTGCACTACTCCACACTCATGAGTCCTCTTGTGTGCCTGCTTTTTCTCATAGCATGCTGGGTTCTCACCATCCTCGCTGCCCTGTTACACACCCTGCTCATGGCTAGGCTTTCTTTCTGTGCAGGCAACACCATCCATCACTTCTTCTGTGACGTGGTCCCTCTGCTGCAGCTCTCTTGCTCAGACACCAGCACCAACCAGGTAGCCTTGTTCACTGTGGCCTCCATGATACTTACTGGCCCTCTCTTCCTGATTATCTTGTCATATGCACACATCATCTCATCTATCCTTAGAGTCCCATCTGTCTCTGGCAGGCAAAAGGCCTTCTCCACTTGTGGGTCCCACCTCACTGTGGTCTTCTTGTTCTATGGTACAGCAATCGGTGTCTATCTGTGCCCCCCTTCATCACACTCAGGGGGGAAGGACAAGGTTGCAGCTGTATTTTACACAGTGGTGACTCCCATGCTCAACCCCTTCATTTACAGCCTCAGGAACAATGACATGAAGACTGCACTGAGAAGGCTTTTTGGAATTCATAACTCTCTTCCCAGGGACTCTAACCTTGTATCCGTATTTTGA